In the genome of Tsukamurella paurometabola DSM 20162, the window CTACGGGCGCGGCCTCGACGGTGCGCCCGCCGCCGACGATATGCGCGCGGCGTACCGGCGGATCAACGTCGCGGCCAAGAACATCGACACCCGCGAGCACGACATCGCCGATTCCGACGACTACTTCCAGTACCACGGAGGGATGGTCGCCACCGTCCGTCACCTCACGGGATCGGACCCCGAGGCGTACGTCGGGGACTCCACACGTCCCGACAGCGTGCGCACGCGCACCCTCAACGAGGAGACCACACGCGTCTTCCGGGCCCGCGTGGTGAACCCGCGCTGGATGGCGGCGATGCGCCGGCACGGCTACAAGGGCGCCTTCGAGATGGCGGCCACGGTGGACTACCTGTTCGGTTTCGACGCCACCGCCGGGGTGATGGCCGACTGGATGTACGAGAAGCTCGCCGAGAACTACGTCCTCGATCCCGAGAACCGCACGTTCATGGAGGAATCGAATCCGTGGGCGCTGCACGGCATCGCCGAGCGCCTGCTGGAGGCCACCCAGCGCGAGCTGTGGAAGTCGCCGGACCCCGACCTGCTCGCCGCCCTGCAGCAGACCTACCTCGACACCGAGGGCGATCTCGAGGACCGCTGACCCCGCCTCCGATTGAACACTGTTACCGCGACACCGACCTGGGCGTTCACTCTCGGTAACAGTGTTCAATCGGGGCGGTGGGGGAACTTTCGGACATCGCGGTCCGTTGGACGGGTATGAAGCTCCTTGCGTTCCTGACCTACCTCGTCGTGGAGATCGCGGCGTTCGCCGGCCTCGTCGCGTGGCTCAGGTTCGGCTGGGCCCTGCTCACCGTGGTCGCTGCGACGGCCATCGGTGTGCTGATGCTGCGGCGTACCGCCGCGGACGTGCTGCGCGACCTCGGTGCCGCTCTCGACGGCCGCAAGTCCGCCGGCCCCGCGCTGATCGACACCGCGCTGCTCGGCTCGTCGGTGTTCCTGCTCGCCGTGCCCGGTGTGGTGAGCACCGCGCTCGGCCTGCTGCTTCTGGTCCGGCCGGTGCGCGCGGTGGTCCGTCCGGTCGCCGCCTATGTCGGCGCCAAGCGGATCAGCCGGTTCGTCGAGGAATCCGGCCTCGTGACAGTGCTCGCCGGACAGCCCCGTGGTTTCGGCACCGTGATCGACGGGTCGGTCGACGATCGCGCCACCGACGGTCGCGGGGCGCGATCCGAGCCAGTGGTCGACGGCGTCGTGATGGACGCGGGGGCGCCTGGCGGACCCCGTCCCGGATACCGGGAGCTGCCGCCGGCGTAACGCTTGGCAGACTCTACGGCGTGAGCACGGAACTCCTCGTCGGCGGCCGCATCTACACGCCCGCCTCCACCACGGCCACCGCGATCGCCGTTGAGAACGGCGTGATCAGTTGGATCGGCGAGGACCGGGCAGCCCGCGCGCTGCACCCGGATGCGCAGGTCACCGATCTCGACGGGGCATTCGTCGCACCGGCCTTCGTCGATACGCACGTGCACCTGAGCGCCACCGGGCTCGCGCTCACCGGCCTGGATCTATCGGGCCCGCGCGATGCGGTGGTCGCCACCCTTCAGGGCACCCTCGGTGACGCCGTTCTCGCCCGTGGCTGGGACGACACCACCTGGGAGGCGCCGCTGCTGCGCACCGACCTGCCGGCGGACCGCGTCATCTACGCCGCCCGCATCGACGAGCATTCGGCGCAGGCCAGTACCGCGCTGCGGGCCCTCGTTCCCGATCTCGCCGGACTGGCCGGATATTCGCCCGACGGTCCGCTGACCGCCGCCGCGCACCACGCCGTCCGGGCCGCCGCGATCGCCGCGCTCAGCGACAGCCAGATCACCGCGGCACAGACCGCCGCGCTCGAGGCCGCGGCCCGCTCCGGCATCGCTGCCGTGCACGAGAATTCCGGACCCGACATCGCCGGCGAACGGGACTTCGCTCTGCTCGCGGGGATCGAGCATCCCGTGCACGTGCGGCGATACTGGGGTGAGCCCGCCCGCGATGCCGATCACGCCCGCGAGATCCTGGCCCGGACCGGTGCCGACGGACTCGCCGGCGACTTGTTCGTCGACGGATCCCTCGGCAGCCACACCGCACTGCTGCACGAACCGTACGCCGATGCCGATACCCGCGGCGTCTCGTATCTCGACGACGAGACCGTCGCGAACCACATCGCCGCCTGCACCGAAGCCGGTATCCAGGCCGGATTCCACGCGATCGGCGACGCGGCGATGAGCCGGATCGTCGCCGGACTGGTCGCCGCCGCCGAACGGTTCGGCGGGCCTCGTGTCGCCTCCTGCACCCACCGCATCGAGCATGCCGAGATGGTCACCGCTGAGCAGGCCCGGCTGCTCGGCGACCTCGGCGTGAACGCCTCGATGCAGCCGCTGTTCGACGCGTTCTGGGGTGGTCCGGACGGCATGTACGCCCTGCGCCTCGGCACTGACCGCGCCGCGGCGCTCAACGACTTCGCCTTGCTCGCCCGCAACGCCGTCCCCCTCGCGTTGTCGTCGGATTCGCCCGTTACCCCGCTCGATCCGTGGGCCACGGTGCGGGCTGCCACGCAGCACCACACCCCCGGGAGCTCGATCTCGCCGCGGGCGGCCTTCGCGGCGGCCACCCGCGGGGCGTGGCGGGCCGGGGGAGTCCGCGATGGCGTCGCCGGCACCCTGGTTCCGGGCGCTCCCGCCACATTCGCCGTGTGGGA includes:
- a CDS encoding FxsA family protein codes for the protein MGELSDIAVRWTGMKLLAFLTYLVVEIAAFAGLVAWLRFGWALLTVVAATAIGVLMLRRTAADVLRDLGAALDGRKSAGPALIDTALLGSSVFLLAVPGVVSTALGLLLLVRPVRAVVRPVAAYVGAKRISRFVEESGLVTVLAGQPRGFGTVIDGSVDDRATDGRGARSEPVVDGVVMDAGAPGGPRPGYRELPPA
- a CDS encoding amidohydrolase, with protein sequence MSTELLVGGRIYTPASTTATAIAVENGVISWIGEDRAARALHPDAQVTDLDGAFVAPAFVDTHVHLSATGLALTGLDLSGPRDAVVATLQGTLGDAVLARGWDDTTWEAPLLRTDLPADRVIYAARIDEHSAQASTALRALVPDLAGLAGYSPDGPLTAAAHHAVRAAAIAALSDSQITAAQTAALEAAARSGIAAVHENSGPDIAGERDFALLAGIEHPVHVRRYWGEPARDADHAREILARTGADGLAGDLFVDGSLGSHTALLHEPYADADTRGVSYLDDETVANHIAACTEAGIQAGFHAIGDAAMSRIVAGLVAAAERFGGPRVASCTHRIEHAEMVTAEQARLLGDLGVNASMQPLFDAFWGGPDGMYALRLGTDRAAALNDFALLARNAVPLALSSDSPVTPLDPWATVRAATQHHTPGSSISPRAAFAAATRGAWRAGGVRDGVAGTLVPGAPATFAVWDADELVVRAPSDAVQRWSTDPRAGVAPLPDLSPGARLPRCLRTVIDGRTVFAA